Proteins encoded together in one Chryseobacterium taklimakanense window:
- a CDS encoding translocation/assembly module TamB domain-containing protein yields the protein MANLENNYDNEKEQEQSPKEEVSIENARELVKDAVQNPVGTAKEFTEQAAKDVTNVKWWAKLLLILFWVGLALVATFFIIINLDSTKRWAANQALKVLNQDFKAKMSYQSVDVNYFGDVTIKGLKIQDEKGLDFIKARVFRANSNWIALATNQLQKNNHLSFDALQLTEADIKVVTYKGDSISNFIKYIGNFDSGKPSDPNKPPFQLDSRIELVNSKVSIINQNSEGDKGKWLLAKNVNLLAPKVKVNGPNVSAQINNLTFRTTRWGKEHFVDTFSTDLAMTKEYLSLKDLTLNTNHTLLQGDLKFNLNNGSWADFTDKVRWEMDLMRGSQISGYDISYFVTNWDNYKPVNISGRMTGPLNNFYLEDFVIGNTDVSIATRTMKLRNLLGGKFVIETNNLSTDFTYKGLKAMLPTFISQKMKNFADDFGRLRFTGAARIMPEQVYVPNGNLITGVGQARINNFYLDDYSTNLPKYRGFFDIKNLNTKVITKMPQVGLITGKINLQGQSFDVNQMIVRTKANISSIEIMDKTINNLYLDGLLNKKTYQGMIRVNDEQAAADVDGFIDFRTSKIMADVVANIKRLNLNYFTGKRGSQILSGLIDGKISMTNLNDLDLNANMKGLTFTANGKTYTIPNADLKVYFANGNRVVEVDAPGAVNGRIAGRYQLEDLAGMIQNGMQKVLVGPPPRKLYRGQSFNMEFDVKQALVNYFEPNLRIPTGARISGSYEGNSNNLVLNVDARSIIYQMTKTREITDADRALAAANPAYKIPDGARTTRDSAMVDNLILKINTANLDEQIFAKIDRVLYNQNVFKDVILTGKNENNQVLHLAANFLHGSPAEEIDGNLKAYAVNLNQTTNSAGDYVVRFEPTEVKLNNVVWQIDTSPELNHSITYRKRQGDFSIQNLRLYSDESSLLVRNALFKSAKDFSAEGEIQNLQLAKLMAMQTGGNDMDIHGVANGKFDIKMNKNNLEPLIDMNIDNISMNGKDMGSIVINAKNSSKSNVFDIDAKVISSEIIGNNNLHVTGTINNNTSKPTLDIKADMKDFDLAFTQEFVKGVFGNMRGKANGVLAITGPLNDIDYSGDIALKGFGMKLNFTGVDYSFEDTVIPLAKGRAILNNIKLKDGRDISSGTISGVIQFETLASMAVNLIMRADNLMVLNTQQKDYDLFWGRVYGEGNLYVSGPVSGLSIATDLNEPFKALNNSVFTFNAGSTSGVDEFKMLRFLKEDKSGTIVLEDRKEKGANMDLNFNLAVDRGTTVNVMLPEDVGSISVRGNANPLRFRMFRNGNLTMSGNYMVDSGTFVSQAILERTFQIARNSSIRWDGDAMTPDLAIKAHYMRAVTNAGAYLGDPNLPAVNVLLSVDITGTLNQPKVNLGVSAPDLSTQLKETLAAKMMNEDDKVIQFGSVLITNSFNVQNGGGFDLNLENAIENTGYNMLFKQLGAVFNTISNEVQVDINYLKGDDASNTGSRANASLTFALSPRVTVKTGLGVPLSKGAEVTQQNYLSGEGIVEYDWSKNNDKTRLVRVYSKPSNIGIVSGNAANSANQTFGVGVVYSKSFNTIFKRKKKKNTTDSTKIKADSARINSIK from the coding sequence ATGGCAAATTTAGAGAATAATTACGATAACGAAAAAGAACAGGAACAGTCGCCCAAAGAAGAGGTAAGCATCGAAAATGCCAGGGAACTGGTAAAAGATGCTGTGCAGAATCCTGTGGGAACCGCAAAAGAATTCACGGAGCAGGCCGCTAAAGATGTTACCAACGTCAAGTGGTGGGCAAAACTTCTGCTGATTCTTTTTTGGGTGGGCTTGGCACTTGTGGCTACTTTCTTCATTATTATCAATTTGGATTCTACCAAAAGATGGGCAGCGAACCAGGCCCTTAAGGTGCTTAACCAGGACTTCAAAGCAAAAATGTCGTACCAAAGTGTGGATGTCAACTACTTTGGCGACGTCACAATCAAAGGGCTAAAAATTCAGGATGAGAAAGGTCTCGATTTCATTAAAGCCCGTGTGTTCAGAGCCAATTCGAACTGGATTGCGCTCGCCACCAATCAGCTTCAAAAAAACAACCACTTAAGTTTCGACGCACTGCAGTTAACAGAGGCGGATATAAAAGTGGTTACTTATAAAGGCGACAGCATTTCAAACTTCATCAAATACATAGGGAATTTCGACAGCGGAAAACCGTCAGACCCCAATAAACCGCCGTTTCAGCTGGATTCCCGCATTGAGCTTGTAAATTCAAAAGTTTCAATCATCAACCAGAACAGCGAAGGCGACAAAGGAAAGTGGCTCTTGGCAAAAAACGTCAATCTTTTGGCTCCGAAGGTTAAAGTAAACGGCCCTAATGTTTCAGCACAGATCAATAACCTGACTTTCAGGACGACACGCTGGGGAAAGGAGCATTTTGTAGATACATTTTCCACGGATCTCGCGATGACCAAAGAATATTTATCCTTGAAAGATCTGACGCTGAATACCAATCACACACTTCTTCAGGGCGATCTGAAGTTTAATCTGAATAACGGTTCCTGGGCTGATTTTACTGACAAAGTACGTTGGGAAATGGACCTGATGCGCGGCAGCCAGATCAGCGGCTACGACATCAGCTATTTTGTGACGAACTGGGACAATTACAAACCGGTGAACATATCCGGCAGGATGACCGGCCCACTCAATAATTTTTATCTTGAAGATTTCGTTATTGGCAATACGGACGTGAGCATTGCCACAAGAACGATGAAACTGCGCAATCTGCTGGGCGGAAAATTCGTAATCGAAACCAATAATTTGTCAACAGATTTCACTTATAAAGGTCTGAAAGCGATGCTGCCGACTTTCATCTCCCAGAAAATGAAAAATTTCGCAGATGATTTCGGAAGGCTGCGTTTTACCGGAGCTGCGAGAATTATGCCGGAACAGGTTTATGTCCCAAACGGAAATCTGATTACGGGTGTTGGCCAGGCACGGATTAATAATTTTTATCTTGACGATTACAGCACTAACCTACCTAAATACAGAGGTTTCTTTGATATAAAAAACCTCAATACAAAGGTGATTACAAAGATGCCGCAGGTTGGCCTCATCACCGGAAAAATCAATCTTCAAGGCCAGAGTTTTGATGTAAACCAAATGATTGTTCGCACCAAAGCCAACATCTCGAGTATCGAAATCATGGATAAAACCATTAACAATTTGTACCTCGACGGCCTTCTGAACAAGAAAACTTACCAAGGAATGATCAGGGTAAATGATGAACAGGCGGCAGCTGATGTGGATGGGTTTATAGATTTCCGCACTTCAAAAATAATGGCCGATGTTGTAGCGAATATTAAAAGACTGAACCTCAACTATTTTACAGGGAAGCGGGGAAGCCAGATATTAAGCGGCTTGATTGACGGTAAAATTTCGATGACGAATCTTAATGATTTGGATCTGAATGCCAACATGAAAGGCCTCACCTTTACCGCAAACGGAAAAACGTACACCATCCCGAATGCAGATCTTAAAGTTTATTTTGCCAACGGAAACCGAGTGGTTGAAGTAGATGCACCAGGTGCTGTTAACGGTCGTATTGCCGGCAGATACCAACTGGAAGACCTTGCCGGCATGATACAGAACGGCATGCAGAAAGTTCTGGTAGGCCCACCGCCAAGAAAACTTTACAGAGGACAAAGCTTCAACATGGAATTTGATGTAAAACAGGCCCTGGTGAATTACTTTGAACCCAATTTGAGAATTCCCACCGGTGCCAGGATTTCCGGATCATACGAAGGCAACTCCAATAACCTCGTTTTGAATGTGGATGCCCGTTCGATTATTTATCAGATGACGAAAACCCGGGAGATTACAGATGCCGACAGAGCGCTTGCGGCAGCTAACCCAGCTTATAAAATTCCGGATGGCGCACGCACAACCCGGGACAGTGCTATGGTTGATAACCTCATCCTTAAGATCAATACGGCCAATCTCGACGAGCAGATTTTTGCCAAGATCGACCGTGTACTTTACAACCAGAATGTTTTCAAGGACGTTATTCTTACCGGGAAAAATGAAAACAATCAGGTGCTGCATCTCGCCGCGAATTTTCTGCACGGATCGCCGGCGGAGGAAATCGACGGCAATCTGAAAGCATACGCTGTAAACCTTAATCAAACTACCAACAGCGCTGGAGATTATGTGGTAAGGTTTGAACCGACTGAAGTTAAATTAAACAATGTGGTCTGGCAGATCGATACCAGTCCTGAACTGAACCATTCCATCACGTACCGTAAGCGGCAGGGCGATTTCTCTATACAAAATCTAAGACTTTATTCGGATGAAAGTTCACTTTTGGTAAGAAACGCACTCTTTAAATCAGCAAAAGATTTCAGTGCCGAAGGTGAAATACAGAATTTGCAGCTCGCAAAACTTATGGCTATGCAGACCGGCGGGAACGATATGGATATACACGGAGTTGCCAACGGCAAGTTCGATATTAAAATGAATAAAAATAATCTTGAGCCACTGATTGATATGAACATCGACAACATCTCAATGAATGGTAAAGATATGGGCAGTATCGTGATCAATGCTAAAAACAGTTCCAAATCCAATGTTTTTGATATCGATGCCAAGGTCATTTCATCAGAAATAATTGGCAACAACAATCTTCACGTCACCGGTACCATTAATAATAACACGAGCAAACCGACTTTGGACATCAAAGCGGATATGAAAGATTTTGATCTGGCATTTACCCAGGAATTCGTGAAAGGCGTGTTCGGAAATATGCGTGGTAAAGCCAACGGCGTTTTGGCTATAACCGGCCCACTGAACGATATCGACTACAGTGGGGACATCGCTTTGAAAGGTTTTGGAATGAAGCTAAATTTCACCGGGGTTGATTACAGTTTTGAAGACACGGTGATTCCCCTGGCCAAAGGCAGGGCAATCCTGAACAACATAAAACTGAAAGACGGCCGCGACATTTCCAGCGGAACCATTTCTGGGGTTATACAGTTTGAAACACTTGCTTCTATGGCCGTCAACCTCATTATGAGAGCAGATAATCTTATGGTACTCAATACGCAGCAAAAGGATTACGACCTGTTTTGGGGCAGAGTTTACGGCGAAGGTAACCTTTACGTCTCAGGACCTGTTTCAGGATTAAGCATTGCCACTGATCTTAATGAACCTTTCAAAGCACTGAACAACAGTGTCTTCACATTCAACGCCGGTTCTACTTCTGGAGTTGACGAATTTAAAATGCTCCGTTTCCTGAAAGAAGATAAATCCGGAACCATTGTGCTGGAAGACAGAAAGGAAAAAGGCGCCAATATGGACCTGAACTTCAATCTTGCGGTTGACAGAGGAACTACGGTGAACGTGATGCTTCCTGAAGATGTGGGAAGCATCAGCGTAAGAGGAAATGCAAATCCACTAAGATTCAGGATGTTCAGAAACGGCAATCTTACTATGAGCGGCAATTATATGGTGGACAGCGGAACCTTTGTTTCACAAGCCATTCTTGAGAGAACTTTCCAAATCGCGCGAAACAGCAGCATAAGATGGGACGGCGATGCGATGACGCCTGACCTGGCTATAAAAGCCCACTATATGCGGGCAGTAACCAATGCGGGCGCGTACCTTGGCGACCCAAATCTTCCGGCAGTGAACGTACTGCTGTCCGTTGATATTACGGGAACTTTAAACCAGCCTAAAGTGAACCTTGGTGTAAGCGCACCAGATTTATCGACCCAACTTAAGGAAACACTGGCTGCAAAAATGATGAACGAGGATGATAAAGTGATTCAGTTTGGGTCTGTGCTGATCACCAATTCATTCAATGTGCAGAATGGCGGCGGCTTCGATCTCAACCTTGAAAACGCCATTGAAAATACAGGTTACAATATGCTCTTTAAGCAACTCGGAGCTGTCTTTAATACCATCAGTAATGAGGTACAGGTTGACATCAATTACTTAAAGGGTGACGATGCATCGAACACAGGATCAAGAGCGAATGCCAGTCTGACTTTTGCACTGTCCCCAAGAGTTACCGTAAAAACGGGACTTGGAGTTCCACTCTCCAAAGGTGCTGAAGTTACCCAGCAAAACTATTTATCCGGCGAAGGTATTGTGGAGTATGACTGGAGCAAAAACAACGACAAAACCAGATTGGTTCGGGTATATTCCAAACCGTCTAATATTGGTATCGTAAGCGGCAACGCGGCCAACTCTGCGAACCAGACTTTTGGAGTGGGTGTTGTTTACAGCAAGAGTTTTAATACTATTTTTAAAAGAAAAAAGAAAAAGAACACCACAGACAGCACCAAGATAAAAGCAGATTCAGCAAGGATAAATAGTATAAAATAG
- a CDS encoding transketolase family protein, which translates to MKYEVLDKKDTRSGFGAGLAELADKNPNVVALCADLIGSLKMEKFIEKAPERFFQVGIAEANMMGLAAGLTINGKIPFTGTFANFSTSRVYDQIRQSIAYSGKNVKICASHAGLTLGEDGATHQVLEDIGMMKMLPGMTVINTCDYNQTKAATLAIADYDGPVYLRFGRPVVPVFIPEDMPFEIGKGIMLQEGTDVTIVATGHLVWESLLAADELEKEGISCEVINIHTIKPLDEEIILKSVEKTGKVVTAEEHNYLGGLGESVAGMLARKRPTRQEFVAVNDTFGESATPAELMKKYKIDAAAVKEAVRRILDQ; encoded by the coding sequence ATGAAATACGAAGTTTTAGATAAAAAAGATACAAGAAGCGGATTCGGTGCCGGTTTGGCAGAATTGGCTGATAAAAACCCGAATGTTGTTGCACTTTGTGCCGACCTTATCGGTTCCCTTAAGATGGAAAAATTCATCGAGAAAGCACCGGAAAGATTTTTCCAGGTGGGAATCGCAGAAGCCAATATGATGGGCCTTGCCGCAGGGTTGACGATTAACGGTAAGATTCCGTTCACCGGAACTTTTGCGAATTTCTCTACTTCAAGAGTGTATGACCAGATTCGGCAATCCATCGCCTATTCAGGAAAAAATGTTAAAATCTGTGCTTCCCACGCCGGTTTGACTTTAGGTGAAGACGGTGCTACACACCAGGTTTTGGAAGACATCGGAATGATGAAGATGCTTCCGGGAATGACCGTGATCAATACCTGCGATTACAACCAGACAAAAGCCGCAACATTGGCAATTGCTGATTATGATGGACCGGTTTATTTAAGGTTCGGCCGTCCTGTAGTGCCGGTTTTTATTCCGGAAGACATGCCGTTTGAAATCGGAAAAGGCATCATGCTTCAGGAAGGCACAGACGTTACCATCGTTGCCACCGGACATTTGGTTTGGGAATCTTTGCTTGCGGCGGACGAACTGGAAAAAGAAGGAATTTCCTGCGAAGTGATCAACATTCACACCATCAAACCTTTGGATGAAGAAATCATCCTGAAATCTGTTGAAAAAACAGGAAAAGTAGTGACCGCTGAAGAACACAATTATCTTGGCGGCTTAGGAGAATCGGTTGCCGGAATGTTGGCCAGAAAAAGGCCGACGCGACAGGAATTTGTAGCAGTGAACGATACTTTCGGCGAATCTGCGACACCTGCGGAACTGATGAAAAAATATAAAATCGATGCAGCAGCAGTGAAAGAAGCTGTAAGAAGAATTCTAGATCAATAA
- a CDS encoding Lrp/AsnC family transcriptional regulator, with product MNYQLDEIDKRILDFLVENTRMPFTEIAKQMDVSAGTIHVRVKKMEDAGIILGSSLTIDYTKLDYHFTAFIGILLTKSNRTQDVLKELSLIPNVIEASVISGKYNIFCKVRARNTDDAKRIIYQIDDIQDVMRTESMISMEEYLSDKNRLIKAISI from the coding sequence ATGAACTACCAACTTGACGAAATTGACAAAAGAATTCTGGATTTCCTTGTAGAAAACACCAGAATGCCCTTTACTGAAATTGCAAAGCAGATGGATGTATCGGCGGGAACGATCCACGTAAGGGTGAAGAAAATGGAGGATGCAGGCATTATCCTTGGGTCTTCTTTAACCATAGATTACACTAAACTGGATTATCACTTTACTGCTTTCATCGGGATTTTGCTTACAAAATCAAACAGAACGCAGGATGTTCTTAAAGAACTTTCGCTTATTCCAAACGTGATTGAAGCCAGCGTCATCTCCGGAAAGTACAATATTTTCTGTAAAGTAAGAGCCAGAAATACAGACGACGCAAAACGCATCATCTACCAGATTGATGACATACAGGACGTTATGAGAACCGAAAGTATGATCTCTATGGAAGAATACCTGAGCGACAAGAACAGGCTGATAAAAGCGATTTCTATCTAA
- a CDS encoding transketolase: MSKSIEELKSLTIQIRRDILRMVHAVNSGHPGGSLGCTEYFTALYGKVMEYRLPFTMEGKNEDLFFLSNGHISPVFYSTLARFGFFPVEELKTFRKLDSRLQGHPTTHEGLPGVRVASGSLGQGLSVAVGAALGKKLDGDKNLVYSLHGDGELQEGQIWEALMFAAHNKVDNLISTIDYNNRQIDGDVDDVLSLGDLHAKLEAFGWTVLNEKNGNDLEAVIAILEKAKSETGNGKPVVIILNTEMGFGIDYMMGTHAWHGKAPNDEQLELGIKQLYLEAPADY; this comes from the coding sequence ATGAGTAAAAGTATCGAAGAATTAAAATCGCTCACAATCCAGATCAGAAGGGATATTTTGCGGATGGTGCACGCCGTAAATTCCGGACATCCCGGCGGAAGTTTGGGCTGTACAGAATATTTCACCGCGCTTTACGGCAAAGTGATGGAATACAGACTCCCTTTCACTATGGAAGGCAAAAACGAAGACCTTTTCTTCCTTTCCAACGGGCATATTTCACCGGTTTTCTATTCCACATTGGCGAGATTTGGCTTCTTTCCGGTAGAAGAACTTAAGACTTTCCGTAAACTGGATTCCAGATTGCAGGGACACCCGACAACACACGAAGGTCTGCCGGGAGTTAGAGTCGCTTCAGGTTCTCTGGGACAGGGACTTTCTGTGGCGGTTGGTGCCGCTTTAGGTAAAAAACTAGACGGCGATAAAAATTTGGTTTACTCGCTTCATGGCGACGGTGAACTGCAGGAAGGCCAGATTTGGGAGGCCCTGATGTTCGCTGCGCACAATAAAGTTGATAATTTAATTTCTACGATTGATTACAACAACCGCCAGATCGACGGAGATGTAGATGATGTGTTGAGTTTGGGTGATTTGCATGCAAAACTTGAAGCATTTGGCTGGACAGTCCTGAACGAAAAGAATGGTAATGATCTGGAAGCGGTGATCGCCATTCTGGAGAAAGCAAAATCTGAGACAGGTAATGGTAAACCGGTAGTGATCATCCTCAACACAGAAATGGGCTTTGGAATCGATTATATGATGGGAACCCACGCTTGGCACGGAAAAGCGCCAAATGATGAACAGCTTGAACTTGGAATTAAGCAGCTTTATCTGGAAGCACCGGCTGATTATTAA
- a CDS encoding GNAT family N-acetyltransferase — translation MTEIKQNNSEKNGSFEIYSDGEKAGEMTYTWAGDDKFIIDHTEVNEAFSGKGLAKQLVYAGAEYARNNGKKVIPLCSYAKSVFDKNEDIRDVLS, via the coding sequence ATGACAGAAATAAAACAAAACAACAGCGAAAAAAATGGTTCATTTGAAATTTATTCTGACGGTGAAAAAGCCGGTGAAATGACTTATACCTGGGCCGGAGATGACAAATTCATCATCGATCATACTGAAGTAAACGAAGCCTTTTCGGGTAAAGGGCTCGCCAAACAGCTGGTTTACGCAGGTGCTGAATATGCCAGAAATAACGGTAAAAAGGTGATTCCGTTGTGCTCTTACGCAAAATCGGTTTTTGATAAAAACGAGGATATCCGCGACGTTTTATCATAA
- a CDS encoding DMT family protein, whose amino-acid sequence MNSLHISGAISYHCRNISTMGKAVFTIVFLLISNIFMTLAWYGHLKMEEMGWLKKTSLFVIILISWGLAFFEYIFQVPANKIGFVDNGGPFSLFQLKVIQEVITLVVFTAFAVVAFKNFELKLNHLYAGICLVMAVYFAFRK is encoded by the coding sequence ATGAATTCTCTCCATATTTCCGGGGCGATTTCGTATCATTGCAGAAATATCAGTACCATGGGCAAAGCAGTTTTTACTATAGTTTTTCTTCTGATTTCAAATATTTTTATGACTCTGGCATGGTACGGACATCTGAAGATGGAGGAAATGGGCTGGCTAAAAAAGACCAGTCTTTTTGTAATCATCCTGATCAGTTGGGGGCTTGCCTTTTTTGAATACATTTTCCAGGTTCCTGCCAATAAAATTGGGTTTGTGGACAATGGCGGCCCGTTTTCACTTTTCCAGCTGAAGGTCATTCAGGAGGTGATTACGCTGGTGGTTTTTACCGCTTTTGCAGTGGTGGCATTCAAGAATTTTGAGCTGAAGCTTAATCATCTTTACGCCGGAATTTGTCTTGTAATGGCGGTATATTTCGCCTTCAGAAAATAA
- a CDS encoding pirin family protein, whose amino-acid sequence MATKKVEIVVAPKAAHFVGDGFRVHNFIPSAYHLDMKRMDPFIMLDYNSKYHFAASEIPRGVGVHPHRGFETVTIAYQGKVEHHDSAGGGGVIGQGDVQWMTAASGVLHKEFHETEWAKVGGIFQMVQLWVNLPAKDKMSTPKYQAIKNADMKIVDLGENGFVEIIAGEFQGEKGPAQTFSPVNLMNAKLKSGGTAEFSFPARFNTGALVIEGDITVNGEDKVATDYFVLFENEGETFTVTANEDSVALIISGEPLNEPIFPHGPFVMNTREEIIQAFEDFNSGKFGYLE is encoded by the coding sequence ATGGCAACAAAAAAAGTAGAGATCGTAGTAGCTCCAAAAGCTGCGCATTTTGTGGGTGATGGTTTCCGGGTGCATAATTTTATTCCGAGTGCTTATCATCTGGACATGAAACGTATGGATCCGTTCATAATGCTGGATTATAATTCTAAATATCATTTTGCTGCATCCGAAATCCCGAGGGGTGTCGGCGTGCATCCGCACAGGGGTTTCGAAACAGTGACGATCGCTTACCAGGGTAAAGTGGAACATCACGATTCTGCAGGCGGCGGCGGAGTAATCGGGCAGGGCGACGTGCAGTGGATGACGGCGGCTTCCGGCGTTTTGCACAAAGAGTTTCACGAAACGGAATGGGCGAAAGTAGGTGGAATTTTCCAGATGGTGCAGCTGTGGGTAAATTTGCCTGCGAAAGATAAAATGAGCACCCCAAAATATCAGGCGATTAAAAATGCCGATATGAAAATCGTGGATTTGGGCGAAAATGGCTTTGTAGAAATAATTGCGGGCGAGTTTCAGGGTGAGAAAGGCCCGGCGCAGACCTTCAGTCCGGTAAATTTGATGAACGCCAAACTGAAAAGCGGCGGCACAGCGGAATTCAGTTTTCCGGCCCGTTTCAATACGGGAGCTTTGGTAATTGAAGGGGACATCACGGTGAACGGCGAAGATAAAGTGGCGACCGATTATTTTGTCCTTTTTGAAAATGAAGGCGAAACGTTTACAGTCACCGCGAATGAAGATTCTGTTGCTTTGATTATCAGCGGGGAACCTTTAAATGAGCCTATCTTTCCACACGGTCCGTTTGTGATGAATACGAGAGAAGAAATCATCCAGGCCTTTGAGGATTTTAATTCCGGAAAATTCGGTTATCTGGAGTGA
- a CDS encoding sodium:solute symporter has translation MNPIVLLCIIIAYFALLLWVAYRTGKGSNNDSFFIGNRKSNWMLVAFGMIGTSLSGVTFVSVPGAVGADQFHYLQITIGYLIGYVVIAYILLPLYYRLKLTSIYGYLQQRMGEISLKTGAWIFIVSRLVGATARLYLVVNILQMTILESLGVPFIVTTLVILLMIILYTYEGGVKTIVWTDTLQTSCMLLGLIICSTYMLNHLNLGLFESLKEMNRLGYTEVFNTDVNSKAFFFKQILAGAFITITMTGIDQEMMQKSLSVTKLKDSQKNMVTLGFILVGVISLFLFMGGLLHLYGQTEHVSSSGDQLFPDIALNHMPPFISIIFIIALISALFPSADGAMTALTSSLCIDIFGLKEKNWDDKTKEKFRKRVHLMVAAAFLVMVIIFKIINDNSMIGLILKLAGFTYGPLLGLFAFGIFTKFKVHDKLVPYVCIAAPLISYFIDKFQENIFGDFKIGLELLIINGLLTFLGLWLIRKK, from the coding sequence ATGAATCCGATTGTGCTGTTGTGTATCATCATCGCCTATTTCGCGCTTTTACTTTGGGTGGCTTACCGCACCGGAAAAGGCAGCAACAACGACAGTTTCTTCATCGGAAACCGGAAATCCAACTGGATGCTCGTTGCCTTTGGGATGATCGGGACCTCGCTTTCGGGCGTTACTTTCGTGTCGGTTCCGGGAGCAGTAGGCGCGGATCAGTTTCATTATCTGCAAATCACTATTGGATATCTTATTGGTTATGTGGTAATTGCGTATATTCTTTTGCCGCTGTATTACCGTTTGAAACTCACTTCCATTTATGGTTATCTTCAGCAAAGGATGGGCGAGATTTCCCTTAAAACCGGCGCCTGGATTTTCATTGTTTCGCGCTTGGTGGGCGCAACCGCACGGCTTTACCTCGTGGTGAATATTTTGCAGATGACCATTCTGGAAAGTCTGGGCGTACCGTTTATCGTGACGACGCTTGTGATCTTACTGATGATCATCCTCTATACTTACGAAGGCGGCGTGAAAACCATCGTATGGACCGACACGTTGCAGACAAGCTGCATGCTTTTGGGGCTGATAATCTGTTCCACTTATATGCTGAATCATTTGAATTTGGGCCTTTTTGAAAGTTTAAAAGAAATGAACAGGCTTGGCTACACCGAAGTCTTCAATACCGATGTCAATTCCAAAGCTTTTTTCTTTAAACAAATTTTAGCCGGAGCATTCATTACAATAACGATGACCGGTATCGACCAGGAAATGATGCAGAAATCGCTGTCAGTAACCAAACTGAAAGATTCCCAGAAAAATATGGTGACACTCGGCTTTATTTTGGTAGGCGTAATTTCGCTTTTCCTTTTCATGGGCGGTTTGCTGCATCTTTACGGACAAACGGAACACGTTTCATCTTCCGGAGACCAACTGTTTCCAGACATCGCGCTTAACCACATGCCGCCCTTTATTTCCATCATCTTCATCATCGCTTTGATTTCGGCACTTTTTCCGTCGGCGGATGGCGCAATGACGGCTTTAACCTCGTCGCTCTGCATCGATATTTTTGGTTTGAAGGAAAAAAATTGGGACGATAAAACGAAAGAAAAATTCAGGAAAAGAGTTCATCTTATGGTTGCCGCAGCATTTTTGGTGATGGTAATTATCTTTAAAATCATCAACGACAATTCGATGATCGGCCTGATTCTGAAACTTGCCGGATTTACTTACGGTCCGCTGCTCGGGCTTTTCGCATTCGGGATTTTTACTAAATTTAAAGTTCACGACAAATTGGTGCCGTACGTCTGCATCGCTGCACCACTGATTTCCTATTTCATCGACAAATTCCAGGAAAATATTTTTGGTGATTTTAAGATAGGTTTGGAGTTGCTGATTATCAACGGTTTGCTCACGTTCTTAGGATTGTGGCTGATCAGAAAGAAATAA